GTCCGGATACTCCGTGTCATCATCTTCGCTCTTCGGGCGTCTATCACTGATGAATCCCAGCCACTTTCCGTCTGGACTCATCTGCGGATACGTATCTTTACTATCTCCTTGCGTCAGTTGAACTGGATGCAGACGGTCATGTTCATCCACTGACCACAGTTTATGTACATATTCAGAAGCTTCGTCATCGGTCGTTTGCAGACTGTATACAACCCGATTCCCGTCGGGTGAAATGGTCACGCCGCTCGGTCGACCAAATGACACGACTTCCTCGATGGTCCATTTCTTCAACACGTCTCACCTCAGTCTTCGCTTCCACTGTACATGAGGGAATCTGGCGACACAAGCGTATGCAAAAACCGGAAAAATGTTACAATAGCAGGAGTATGCAGGAAAAATGTTCAATGCGGACGGAGGAGGACGCTCATGTCACACCCAACCATGCGAACAGTACATGATTCTCTCGGAGAACTTCAAATTCCAGCAGAAGCGTATTACGGAGCACAAACTGCACGTGCAATCGTTAATTTTCCAATCAGCGGACTACGTTTGCCTCACGAATTTATTCGAGCACAAGCCATCGTCAAGTGGGCTGCAGCGCGAGCTCATGCCGATCTCGGCACCATGACACAAGACAAAACAAACGCCATCTGTCAAGCGGCTGAAGAAGTGATCGACGGTCGCTTTCAAGACTGGTTTCAAGTCGATGTCTATCAAGCAGGTGCAGGTACTTCACAAAACATGAACGTCAATGAAGTCATCGCAAGTCGCGCGTCAGAGTTACTCGGCGGAACACGCGGTGACACCAGCATGGTTCATCCCAATGATGACGTCAATCGATCCCAATCGACAAACGACACCATCCACGTGGCAATGAACATTGCAGGAATGGAGATGCTCGCACACGAACTCGATCCGTCCCTTGCAGCCCTGCAGACAGCCTTAGAGGACAAAGCTCTAGCTTTTCAAGACGTGATCAAGGCTGGACGCACACATTTACAGGATGCCGTTCCGCTCCGCCTCGGTGACGAATTTGCGGCCTACGCCGAGAACATCGCCAGGCACCGAGTTTGGTTAGAGCAAAGTGCGAGTAACCTGCTTGCTATCGGGATCGGTGGAAACGCTGTGGGAACCGGGATCAACACACCACCCGGATTTGCGCAGCGAGCTGCTGAATACATCTCGGAGTATACACAGCTCGCCTTTCACCTGCCGAACAACCCGTTTACGTTTAACCAAAACCCGGACGAAGTTGTCCTCGTCAGCGGTGTTTTACGAACCATTGCACAAGCGCTGGGCCGTATCGCAAACGACTTCCGTCTCATGGCGTCAGGTCCTCGGACGGGTTTTGGCGAGATCGAGATGCCGGCAGTGCAACCGGGATCGTCCATTATGCCTGGGAAAGTAAATCCAGTCATGGCGGAGATGCTAAACATGGTCGCCTTTCAAGTCCTCGGTTGCGATACGACGGTGGCCCAGGCAGGCTTAGCCGGGCAGTTGGAATTGAACGTGATGATGCCAGTCATGGCCGCGAATTTCTTACATAGTATTCGAATTTTGAGTAACGCCGTCGATGCATTTACAGACAGATGTGTACGAGGGATTGAGGCGGATGTGTCCAGGTGCCGTTGGTATGCGGAAAATACACTGTCACTTGCGACGGCACTAAACGTGGAGGTAGGCTACGAAGAAGCTGCTAAAATCGTCAAGTACGCTCTGACTCACAACGTCTCTTTGCGCGATGCGGGAAAAGCCCTTGGTATAGCGGACGTGGCCATGAATAGGGCGCTCGATGTAGAACGCCTGTCACGGGTAACGGATCCGTCGCAACCGGTGTCCACTCCGCATGCGTCGAATGTCCAGGATCCACCTCAGAGCCCGCCCCCAACGAACGGCCGACCGCACGGCGGAACATTCGAAATGGGGGATTAAGCCGTGGCTCTACTGTGCTCCCGATGGGGGACGGTCTGAAATCTCTATTCGTCTTTAAAATGATGCCAGTCAAGTTTAGAGGACTTCAGCAGTTCGTCAAATGATTGTTCGTCGTCCTCTTGCGGATCAAATAGTTCAGCAAAGGACAAATCCGGATTTTCTTCCAACCGCTCTTTCGCCGACTGGACTTTCCGTTTTGGTTTTTCCTTTGCCTTTGTCTTGTCCATCTCGACATCCGCCAATTGGGATTTTAACTGGGCAAGTTTTTCCGCAGCTTGCCCACCAATGGTATCGCCGATGTGAAACGCTTCTTCTTTTGGCTTTTCCTTTTCAGGTTTCTTTGGTTTATCTGGAATCACGTCCATCGCGTATGCCGGCTTATCCATATCGTCAGTGCGTGTACGTCGATGTCCTTGCTTTGTTCGCTTTGCCACGGTGTTACCACCCTCCCACCGTTTATTCCCGTTCTTTTAACCAGTTCGCTAAATAAGTCTTTTCGTCATCAACAAGCGTAGGATGATCATCTAGATAGTGACGAAGGACCGCCTCCTCGAAGGCCGGATCTTCCGGACCAAAAGGTAGTTCCATTGTCGCGGATGACAGTCGCCGATCATAAAGAATATCCCACTGTTCTGCGCCGTCTTGCACATTCCTCTGAAGCAATTGAATGTATATGCCATCTTCATCAGTGCCGTCCGCTTGGACGTACATAAACATCTCGTAATCTCCGAATTGATGCACCCAGTCTAATTGATCAAACGAACGCATGATCATGCTCCTTATATAGGTTATCCGACAAGGTTCTCGAATGAGCATAAAGCGTATGTCCTTACGCCAAAGTATATCACATCATACGCACTTGTCCGTAATGTACTGGGCCCGTCCATGAGATGCAGGTTAACCGCGTTTTTGCTAAAATGGCCATAGTCTTATTGTACATAGTAATCGCGTACATAACTTTAAGGAGGCAAGACAATGCGTCAGTTCTTTTGGGGAGTATTCTTCGTTGCACTCGTCGTCGTGGCATTTTTCACTTTCGTTCCACGCGGAGCGTACGGCGCATAACAGCTCACTCGCAAGGAAGAAAAAGGAAGTATCCCGGAGATTCATTCCGTCCATGGTCCCATGGGTACTTCCTTTTTTCCAAGCAGTCGATCCCGCCGCCGACAAAAAGGGGCTGCCCCTGCACCCATCCTACGACGGCATGCGGGACAACCCCGTTCATCAGGCTATTCAGCCTCGCCATTCCCTTATTGGTTCACAAGAACTTTCTTGAACTCCTCTGTGAGAAGAGGAACCACCTCAAACAAGTCACCGACGATACCATAATCGGCAACTTGGAAAATGGGCGCTTCCGGATCTTTGTTGATTGCCACGATAACCTTTGAGCTGGACATCCCTGCTAAGTGCTGAATCGCGCCAGAGATCCCGCACGCGATATACAGGTCCGGTGTGACAACCTTACCGGTTTGGCCAATCTGAAGCGCGTAGTCGCAGTACCCTGCATCACATGCACCGCGCGATGCACCGACTGCCGCCCCGAGCACATCCGCGAGTTCCTTTAGTGGGGCAAACCCATCTGCAGACTTCACGCCGCGTCCGCCCGAAATAATGATTTTTGCTTCCGTTAAGTCCACCCCGCCAGTCGCCTTTTGAACGACTTCGCGGACAACTGTTGCTAGGTCGGGTGTTTCAAAGGAGACTGTCACTTCATGCGTTTGTGCCGTCTTGGCCGATCCGCTATACGGCTGAAGGTTATTCGGGCGAATCGTTACCGCGTACGGTTCAGCCTTCGGCGTGACCTTCGTGAACGCTTTACCGGCGTAGATCGGACGTGTGAATAACGGTTTGTCGCCGCTCACATCAAGGGCGGTTACATCGGAGATCTGACCGAGGCCAAGACGCATCGCAACAACTGGCGCCAAGTCCTTTCCCACAGCGGAGTGCGCAAATAAAATCACCTGCGGATTCACTTGCCGGTAGATTTCCAGTACGGCTTTCCGATATGCCGAAGGTGTATAGTTTTTGAGGCTTTCATCGTTTACAACCCAGACGTCGTCTGCGCCCTTCGCACCAAGGTCAGGAATGTTCACCTCGTGACCGAGTACGGCGACGTGAACGGAACCACCCTGTGCCAATTCATTCGCCGCGCCGATCATTTCATTTGTAACTTGACGCACATTCTGGTGACGTACGTCGGCAACCACTAAGATGTTCTTTCCCATTGTTCTCCCCCCTGTGCTTATTCGATAACCTTTTCAACGGTGCGAAGAGCACCAACGAGTTCCTTCACTTGGTCGGACAGTTCGCCTTGCAGAATTTTCCCGGCTTCTTTTTTCGCGGGCAGGAACGTCTCGACGACTTCTGTTCTGGCGGCAATGACCGATGAATCCAGTCCCAAATCAGCCAGCGTAACGTGGTGAAGCGGCTTTTTTCCAGCCTTGCGAATGCCAATCAAAGATGGGTAACGCGGGTCGTTGAGACCCTGTTGCGCTGTGACAACGAGTGGCAAGCGTCCAGCGACAATTTCTTCATCACCTTCAGCGTCGCGGTGCCCAACGACCTCGTCACCGTTTATCTCCAATTTCGTCAACGTGGAGATATGTTCCCAACCGAGCAGTTCCGCAAGTCGTACTGCAACCTGGCTTGACCCGTCGTCGACCGCTTGATTGCCGCCCAAGATGAGATCGTAATTGCCCTTCTTGGCAATGGCAGCCAGCACCTGTGCAGCTGTATACTCGTCGCCGAACAGTGCTTTGTCATCCGCAAGAATCGCTTCATCCGCGCCCATGGCGAGTGCCGTGCGGAGGGCTTCCTCCGCGCGCTCAGGGCCCAGTGTTACAACGGTCACCTGAGCATCATTTTCCTCCTTGAGGCGAATTGCCTCCTCAATGGCATATTCATCATACGGATTGACGACAAAGCGAACGCCGTCTTCTTTCACTTTCCCGTCCACAATGTTAATACGCTCTTCCGTATCAAACGTCTGTTTTAATAGAACCAAGATATTCACAGCGTTACTTCCTCCTTTACATCGTCGCGTCTGGAGATACCGTACAACAAGACTCGAACGATCTCTGGTGCGAGTGCCGGCAAGTTGTACTTGCTCCCCGTGAGCACCCATGCGGTAACTGTTTCGTCCATTGTTCCGAAAATCATTCGGCGTGCAATCCGGTGACTGATGGCCCCGTCGACAACGCCTTCTCTCACGCCCTGGTCGATGACGCCGTCAAGCAAGTTGTAAAACGGTTTCATGATGTCACCGACCTGTCGACGCAACTCTGCATCGACTTGCCGCAGATGTACCTGTGTGACCATGGCCAAGGCGGGATCGCGACTGAGGTCTTGAAAATAGATCTCCACGATCCGCCGCAACTTCCACTCAGCAGTCTTCTCTGTTGGAAGCGCTTGCTCAAGTTGCAAAACAACTTCACCAATTGCCTTTCGCAGGATGGATAAAAGGAGATCCTCTTTGTTCTTAAAGTAGAGGTAAACCGTACCATCCGCGACACCGGCCTCACGTGCAATTCGGCTGATCTGCGCGTTATGATACCCTGCCTGGGAA
This is a stretch of genomic DNA from Alicyclobacillus dauci. It encodes these proteins:
- a CDS encoding class II fumarate hydratase, with the translated sequence MSHPTMRTVHDSLGELQIPAEAYYGAQTARAIVNFPISGLRLPHEFIRAQAIVKWAAARAHADLGTMTQDKTNAICQAAEEVIDGRFQDWFQVDVYQAGAGTSQNMNVNEVIASRASELLGGTRGDTSMVHPNDDVNRSQSTNDTIHVAMNIAGMEMLAHELDPSLAALQTALEDKALAFQDVIKAGRTHLQDAVPLRLGDEFAAYAENIARHRVWLEQSASNLLAIGIGGNAVGTGINTPPGFAQRAAEYISEYTQLAFHLPNNPFTFNQNPDEVVLVSGVLRTIAQALGRIANDFRLMASGPRTGFGEIEMPAVQPGSSIMPGKVNPVMAEMLNMVAFQVLGCDTTVAQAGLAGQLELNVMMPVMAANFLHSIRILSNAVDAFTDRCVRGIEADVSRCRWYAENTLSLATALNVEVGYEEAAKIVKYALTHNVSLRDAGKALGIADVAMNRALDVERLSRVTDPSQPVSTPHASNVQDPPQSPPPTNGRPHGGTFEMGD
- a CDS encoding electron transfer flavoprotein subunit alpha/FixB family protein — protein: MGKNILVVADVRHQNVRQVTNEMIGAANELAQGGSVHVAVLGHEVNIPDLGAKGADDVWVVNDESLKNYTPSAYRKAVLEIYRQVNPQVILFAHSAVGKDLAPVVAMRLGLGQISDVTALDVSGDKPLFTRPIYAGKAFTKVTPKAEPYAVTIRPNNLQPYSGSAKTAQTHEVTVSFETPDLATVVREVVQKATGGVDLTEAKIIISGGRGVKSADGFAPLKELADVLGAAVGASRGACDAGYCDYALQIGQTGKVVTPDLYIACGISGAIQHLAGMSSSKVIVAINKDPEAPIFQVADYGIVGDLFEVVPLLTEEFKKVLVNQ
- a CDS encoding electron transfer flavoprotein subunit beta/FixA family protein, whose translation is MNILVLLKQTFDTEERINIVDGKVKEDGVRFVVNPYDEYAIEEAIRLKEENDAQVTVVTLGPERAEEALRTALAMGADEAILADDKALFGDEYTAAQVLAAIAKKGNYDLILGGNQAVDDGSSQVAVRLAELLGWEHISTLTKLEINGDEVVGHRDAEGDEEIVAGRLPLVVTAQQGLNDPRYPSLIGIRKAGKKPLHHVTLADLGLDSSVIAARTEVVETFLPAKKEAGKILQGELSDQVKELVGALRTVEKVIE
- a CDS encoding TetR/AcrR family transcriptional regulator; its protein translation is MDIGTRRDSGKHTAILQAAIQVISQAGYHNAQISRIAREAGVADGTVYLYFKNKEDLLLSILRKAIGEVVLQLEQALPTEKTAEWKLRRIVEIYFQDLSRDPALAMVTQVHLRQVDAELRRQVGDIMKPFYNLLDGVIDQGVREGVVDGAISHRIARRMIFGTMDETVTAWVLTGSKYNLPALAPEIVRVLLYGISRRDDVKEEVTL